One segment of Acropora muricata isolate sample 2 chromosome 8, ASM3666990v1, whole genome shotgun sequence DNA contains the following:
- the LOC136926619 gene encoding LOW QUALITY PROTEIN: uncharacterized protein (The sequence of the model RefSeq protein was modified relative to this genomic sequence to represent the inferred CDS: inserted 1 base in 1 codon; substituted 1 base at 1 genomic stop codon) has protein sequence MSCCAAYAIILLRTNAQPEERICWFQKKTRAGEECRGLKRKLDDATARFVDTDDDLSESDTDDDTIEGNNEVTDTNAEXYYTSGVWXQKVDNILTGIGGIDQPKHANVQASHAHNQPQSSTVEICSLTQHLLINPSSSDRVISWHFPPQYSQSTLTGRLGSNACTFIALSYSKLYFSSPETLNNSQPLSNTWMYHTLAAIMIGNQFYDKFAGNSEQMFGVQDAATKMQQARALGSIHMSAELPASITREQIPSACLPYYFLQARNMTKTACIYIINGKTVAFIPTRNGITVFDSHSHGTSGAFLAMAPADAAWELLSWFKAIKNIPHSLGTVTCVTFH, from the exons ATGTCCTGTTGTGCCGCATACGCGATAATACTTTTGAGGACAAATGCTCAACCTGAAGAGAGGATCTGCTGGTTTCAGAAAAAAACCAGAGCTGGAGAAGAATGCCGAGGTCTTAAGAGGAAACTTGACGATGCAACTGCCCGTTTTGTGG ACACTGATGACGACCTAAGTGAGTCTGACACTGATGATGATACAATTGAGGGAAACAATGAAGTCACTGATACAAATGCTGAGTAGTATTATACATCTGGAGTTT AGCAGAAAGTAGACAATATTCTAACAGGAATTGGGGGCATTGATCAACCGAAACATGCAAATGTACAAGCCTCTCATGCTCACAACCAACCTCAGTCCTCAACAGTAGAAATCTGTTCCCTTACTCAGCATCTACTAATAAATCCTTCTTCATCTGACAGAGTCATAAGCTGGCACTTTCCACCCCAATACTCTCAATCTACTTTGACTGGCCGATTAGGTAGCAATGCATGCACTTTCATAGCACTGTCATACAGTAAACTATATTTCTCCTCACCTGAAACTCTCAACAATAGCCAGCCACTGAGCAACACCTGGATGTATCACACCCTTGCTGCTATTATGATTGGCAACCAGTTCTATGACAAATTTGCTGGCAACTCTGAGCAGATGTTTGGTGTCCAGGATGCAGCTACCAAAATGCAGCAGGCCAGAGCTCTTGGCAGTATACACATGTCTGCAGAGTTACCAGCAAGCATTACCAGAGAGCAGATACCATCAGCATGTCTTCCATATTACTTTCTTCAAGCCCGTAACATGACCAAGACAGCTTGTATCTACATCATCAATGGCAAAACTGTGGCTTTCATCCCAACACGAAATGGAATAACTGTGTTTGACAGCCATTCTCATGGAACAAGTGGTGCATTTCTCGCCATGGCCCCAGCTGATGCAGCATGGGAATTGCTCTCATGGTTCAAAGCCATTAAAAACATTCCTCACAGCT